The following are encoded together in the Gilvimarinus sp. DA14 genome:
- a CDS encoding DUF6435 family protein codes for MFSWLRKNPSKKLQKDYEATLEKAMHAQRRGDIKTYSLLTEQAEKIRAEIDAASSTSA; via the coding sequence ATGTTTTCTTGGTTAAGAAAAAACCCCAGTAAAAAACTCCAAAAAGACTACGAGGCCACACTGGAAAAAGCGATGCACGCACAGCGCAGGGGCGATATCAAAACCTACTCGCTGCTCACCGAACAGGCTGAAAAAATCAGAGCTGAAATTGACGCTGCCTCAAGCACTAGCGCCTAA
- a CDS encoding tellurite resistance TerB family protein codes for MNASSILNQLMKQAGGSSSTGSSTGGMDLNKMLQGVSSQFSGGKGSGSGIDLKSLLGGGALGMMIGSKRGRKMGGKALKYGAIAGVGYLAWKAYQNSQAGNAANPVQPNAQQGQPLEELQGQAHERRGQEILQAMIMAARADGHIDANERAMLTQEIETLGPDDELHAWIQRQFDAPLDAQALAQTADSPQAGREIYLVSAIIVDEQNPMERAWLDQLAGALGLPAEVVGELDRQVEEQARG; via the coding sequence ATGAACGCATCTTCTATTTTAAATCAACTGATGAAACAGGCCGGCGGTAGCTCATCTACCGGCAGTTCAACCGGCGGCATGGACTTAAATAAAATGCTGCAGGGAGTTTCTTCGCAGTTTTCAGGTGGCAAAGGCTCAGGCAGTGGTATCGATTTAAAAAGCCTGCTGGGCGGCGGCGCCCTGGGTATGATGATCGGCTCCAAGCGCGGTCGCAAAATGGGCGGTAAAGCCTTGAAGTATGGCGCCATTGCCGGGGTAGGTTACCTGGCGTGGAAGGCCTACCAAAATTCACAGGCGGGGAACGCCGCAAATCCCGTACAGCCGAACGCCCAGCAGGGCCAGCCACTGGAAGAACTGCAGGGCCAGGCGCATGAACGTCGCGGTCAGGAAATTCTACAGGCCATGATCATGGCCGCCCGCGCCGATGGCCACATCGACGCCAACGAGCGCGCCATGCTCACCCAGGAAATCGAAACCCTGGGGCCAGACGACGAACTCCACGCCTGGATTCAACGCCAGTTCGACGCGCCGCTGGATGCCCAGGCGCTGGCGCAAACCGCTGACTCGCCCCAGGCAGGGCGCGAAATCTATTTGGTTAGCGCCATTATTGTCGACGAGCAAAATCCCATGGAGCGCGCCTGGCTGGATCAGCTGGCTGGTGCCTTGGGGTTACCGGCTGAGGTGGTCGGGGAGTTGGATCGGCAGGTGG